The proteins below are encoded in one region of Heliomicrobium gestii:
- the bchE gene encoding magnesium-protoporphyrin IX monomethyl ester anaerobic oxidative cyclase: MRILMIQPNYHCGGAEIAGNWPPSWAAYIGGSLKAAGYTNIKFIDAMTEDLPDDVLAEIIRKNQPDVVMASAITPMIYKAQDTLRIAKKSNPTCKTILGGIHPTFMYNQILTESPEIDYIVRGEGEEIVVNLMNAIAAGSDLKDRKDILGIAYMEDGKVVATPAHPPIKNLDGLTPDWSVLDWDKYIYIPLNCRVAVPNFARGCPFTCRFCSQWKFWRTYRVRHPKKFVDEIETLVKDHKVGFFILADEEPTINRDKFVAMCQELIDRKLDVHWGINTRVTDILRDAHLLPFYRKAGLVHISLGTEAATQMNLDRFRKETTMEENKRAIDMIKAAGMVAEAQFIMGLENESPKTIEETFNLARYWDADMVNWNMYTPWPFSELFEELGDKVEVRDYSKYNFVTPIMQPDEMDREDVLKGVLRSYARYYMRKSFLDYPFIKDPFKRKYMMGCLKAFLKMTATQRFYDIGRVKRKGFHTEVDLGFDQSKIVSKEELARIKAAKQVQVDEDFGTVTACGAPRDLEVSACGAPRDLPSIEQTPDGNIAARGMKI; encoded by the coding sequence ATGCGCATACTGATGATCCAACCTAACTACCATTGCGGTGGCGCCGAAATCGCCGGAAACTGGCCGCCGAGCTGGGCTGCGTATATCGGCGGATCGTTAAAGGCAGCCGGTTACACCAACATCAAATTCATCGATGCAATGACCGAGGATCTACCAGATGACGTGCTAGCTGAAATCATCCGGAAAAACCAGCCGGATGTGGTCATGGCGAGTGCGATTACGCCGATGATTTATAAAGCGCAAGACACACTGCGGATTGCGAAGAAAAGCAACCCTACTTGCAAGACCATTCTGGGCGGGATCCATCCCACCTTTATGTACAACCAGATCCTGACCGAGTCGCCCGAGATCGATTACATCGTCCGCGGCGAAGGGGAAGAGATCGTCGTCAACCTGATGAACGCCATCGCTGCCGGTTCAGACCTGAAGGATCGCAAAGACATCCTCGGCATCGCCTATATGGAAGATGGCAAGGTCGTCGCCACGCCGGCCCATCCGCCGATTAAAAACCTGGACGGCCTCACGCCCGATTGGAGCGTCCTCGACTGGGACAAGTACATCTACATCCCCCTCAACTGTCGTGTTGCCGTGCCGAACTTTGCTCGCGGCTGTCCCTTCACCTGCCGCTTCTGCTCCCAGTGGAAGTTCTGGCGGACCTATCGGGTGCGCCATCCGAAGAAGTTTGTTGACGAGATCGAAACGCTGGTCAAGGATCACAAGGTGGGTTTCTTCATCCTCGCCGACGAAGAACCGACCATTAACCGCGATAAGTTTGTGGCCATGTGCCAAGAACTGATCGATCGCAAACTGGATGTTCATTGGGGCATCAACACCCGTGTCACCGACATCCTGCGCGACGCTCATCTGTTGCCTTTCTATCGCAAAGCCGGCCTCGTGCACATCTCGCTGGGCACCGAAGCGGCCACCCAGATGAACCTCGACCGCTTCCGCAAGGAAACGACGATGGAAGAAAACAAGCGGGCCATTGACATGATCAAGGCCGCTGGTATGGTCGCCGAAGCGCAGTTCATCATGGGCCTAGAAAACGAGTCGCCGAAAACGATCGAAGAGACCTTCAACCTTGCCCGCTACTGGGATGCGGACATGGTCAACTGGAACATGTACACGCCCTGGCCCTTCTCGGAACTCTTCGAGGAACTGGGTGACAAGGTCGAAGTGCGCGACTACTCCAAGTACAACTTCGTCACGCCGATCATGCAGCCCGACGAAATGGACCGGGAAGACGTCCTTAAAGGCGTGCTGCGCAGCTACGCCCGCTACTATATGCGCAAGAGCTTCCTTGACTATCCCTTTATCAAGGATCCCTTCAAGCGCAAGTACATGATGGGCTGCCTGAAGGCCTTTTTGAAGATGACGGCCACCCAGCGCTTCTATGACATCGGACGGGTGAAACGGAAAGGGTTCCACACCGAAGTCGACCTGGGCTTCGATCAGTCCAAGATCGTCAGCAAGGAAGAATTGGCCCGGATCAAAGCGGCGAAACAGGTTCAAGTGGACGAAGATTTCGGCACTGTCACCGCCTGTGGCGCTCCGCGCGATCTGGAAGTGTCCGCTTGCGGCGCGCCTCGCGATCTGCCTTCGATTGAACAGACGCCGGACGGCAACATCGCGGCAAGGGGCATGAAGATATGA
- the bchM gene encoding magnesium protoporphyrin IX methyltransferase, which translates to MANELNSYWTQQEQVRNYFDGDAFQRWASISKGESNNFAQRKLIEGRQAIHRCLLDWIGPVAGKRIIDAGCGAGFLAEILADQGAVVKGIDISTKMIEMATARNRGRKDLTFEVSDLVSEKGNYDILISMDVLIHYPLADLPALLEHTLGRSGERAYITFAPSTGWFRFLKAVGERMSGSSRTTSAYLHPISEIHSILNRLGYHSTRQELVSNIIYNAMLLEIKPKR; encoded by the coding sequence ATGGCAAACGAACTGAATTCCTATTGGACACAACAGGAACAGGTGAGGAACTATTTTGACGGCGATGCCTTTCAGCGATGGGCGTCCATCAGCAAAGGAGAAAGCAACAACTTTGCCCAGCGAAAGCTCATCGAAGGTCGTCAAGCCATCCACCGCTGCCTTTTGGACTGGATCGGGCCGGTAGCTGGTAAGCGAATCATCGATGCCGGCTGTGGCGCCGGCTTTTTGGCAGAAATCCTCGCCGATCAAGGCGCCGTTGTCAAGGGTATAGACATCTCTACGAAAATGATTGAAATGGCGACCGCGCGTAACCGCGGGCGAAAAGACCTCACCTTCGAAGTCAGTGACTTGGTTTCGGAAAAAGGAAATTACGACATCCTCATTTCGATGGATGTGTTGATTCATTATCCCCTCGCAGACCTGCCCGCCCTGTTGGAACACACCCTGGGCCGCAGTGGTGAACGGGCCTATATCACCTTCGCGCCATCGACTGGATGGTTTCGATTCCTCAAAGCCGTCGGGGAGCGGATGTCAGGAAGCTCCCGAACGACCAGCGCCTACCTGCATCCGATTTCGGAGATCCATTCCATTTTGAATAGATTGGGCTACCATTCCACTCGCCAAGAGCTGGTCTCCAACATCATCTATAACGCGATGTTGTTGGAGATTAAGCCGAAACGATGA
- the bchG gene encoding (bacterio)chlorophyll synthase codes for MSVDINRQSQNATVSRPTQEPLSIWRVRLQLTKPLTWIGPVWSVGCGVIGAAGADLSVDTFLRSVLLMVVIGPLVLGMGQSINDYYDADVDAINEPDRPCARFPALFKRLALTNVAVLSTAALVLSYIAFRIEIFLLVIAGLLIAYIYSAPPLRLKQNGWFGNTACALTYVTLPWIAGNYLFDSVTMEQTIVAFIYAIGSHGFMTMNDFKSVEGDIACGLRSMVVMYGVEGGVKIALYMLMASQLMAALYIAAQGHILGSAVLIALLMAQLPFQPKLKQDPKRLAPWYNATANSFFILSMMVAAFTLK; via the coding sequence ATGAGTGTCGACATCAATCGCCAAAGCCAAAACGCTACCGTTTCCCGCCCCACGCAGGAGCCGCTCTCCATCTGGCGGGTACGCCTTCAACTGACAAAACCTCTGACATGGATTGGTCCCGTTTGGTCTGTCGGTTGTGGCGTCATCGGCGCCGCCGGCGCCGATCTGAGCGTGGATACCTTCCTGCGAAGTGTCTTGCTGATGGTTGTCATCGGACCCTTGGTCCTGGGAATGGGCCAATCGATCAACGACTACTATGACGCCGATGTAGATGCCATCAACGAGCCTGATCGTCCCTGTGCTCGCTTCCCAGCGTTGTTCAAACGGCTCGCCTTGACAAACGTGGCCGTGCTATCGACAGCGGCGCTGGTTTTATCGTACATCGCCTTTCGCATCGAGATATTCTTACTGGTCATCGCCGGTCTGCTGATTGCCTACATATACAGCGCGCCGCCGTTGCGGCTTAAACAAAACGGTTGGTTCGGCAATACGGCCTGCGCGCTCACCTACGTGACCTTGCCCTGGATCGCCGGCAATTACCTCTTTGACAGCGTGACCATGGAGCAGACGATTGTCGCCTTTATCTATGCCATCGGTTCTCACGGTTTCATGACGATGAACGACTTTAAAAGCGTTGAGGGCGATATCGCCTGCGGGCTGCGGTCGATGGTTGTCATGTACGGTGTGGAAGGCGGCGTCAAGATCGCCCTGTACATGCTCATGGCGTCTCAACTGATGGCGGCCCTGTACATTGCCGCCCAGGGACATATCCTTGGCAGCGCCGTCCTCATCGCGCTGCTGATGGCCCAGTTGCCTTTTCAGCCAAAACTCAAGCAAGACCCCAAACGGTTGGCCCCCTGGTACAACGCCACAGCAAACAGTTTTTTTATCCTCTCCATGATGGTTGCGGCGTTTACCCTCAAATAA
- the bchJ gene encoding bacteriochlorophyll 4-vinyl reductase, producing MNNIATNTYGKIGPNSIIQTVAALKERYGDSKTAEFLVNIGRSDLTEKLPAEMVDEQQFNELVRSIQSCFGDKELTQLLRRSGELTAAYLLKHRIPVPVQWILGILPVRSGLKMLLAAIEKNAWTFVGTGEYSFTIEKNPKIMIERCVSCRGMSAGEPICAFYEGTFQTLIRTIIDDRAVVTEKTCSAAGAAACVYEIRLSV from the coding sequence GTGAACAACATCGCTACCAATACATACGGCAAGATCGGCCCCAATTCAATCATTCAAACGGTAGCCGCTTTAAAAGAGCGCTACGGAGACAGTAAGACGGCGGAATTTTTAGTCAATATCGGACGGAGCGACTTGACAGAAAAACTCCCCGCAGAGATGGTAGATGAGCAGCAGTTCAACGAGCTGGTGCGATCGATTCAAAGCTGTTTTGGCGACAAGGAATTGACCCAACTGTTGCGTCGTTCCGGTGAACTGACGGCCGCCTACCTCCTGAAGCATCGGATTCCCGTTCCGGTGCAGTGGATTCTGGGGATACTGCCCGTTCGTTCCGGTCTGAAAATGCTTCTTGCTGCGATTGAAAAGAACGCCTGGACCTTTGTGGGGACTGGCGAATACAGTTTCACAATTGAAAAAAATCCGAAGATCATGATCGAACGCTGTGTCTCCTGCCGGGGAATGTCAGCGGGCGAACCGATCTGCGCCTTTTACGAAGGCACCTTTCAAACCCTGATACGCACCATCATCGATGATAGAGCCGTTGTCACGGAAAAGACCTGCAGCGCCGCTGGCGCAGCGGCCTGTGTCTATGAGATACGATTGAGCGTGTAA
- a CDS encoding TspO/MBR family protein codes for MNTAIDGIRLVASIAVCQIASLIGAKFTIQSIVWYAGLAKPEFNPANDAFYPVWTLLYTLMGISFFLVWRQPDQRDRRLALAFFFAQLLLNIMWSWVFFELHAPSVALIEIILLEGAVLATAYYFYRLSKWAGILMIPYFFRVGYEAVLNYFIWIMNP; via the coding sequence ATGAACACAGCGATCGATGGGATTCGACTTGTCGCCAGCATCGCCGTCTGCCAGATCGCCAGCCTGATCGGGGCGAAATTTACCATTCAATCGATCGTCTGGTATGCTGGATTGGCGAAACCCGAATTCAACCCCGCCAACGATGCCTTTTACCCTGTCTGGACGCTCCTCTATACCCTGATGGGCATTTCCTTCTTCCTCGTCTGGCGTCAGCCTGATCAACGGGACCGGCGATTGGCCCTTGCCTTTTTTTTCGCTCAGTTGCTCTTGAATATCATGTGGTCGTGGGTATTTTTTGAACTCCACGCCCCCTCTGTCGCACTTATTGAGATTATTCTTTTGGAAGGCGCCGTGTTGGCGACAGCCTATTACTTTTATCGTCTCTCCAAGTGGGCTGGAATCCTGATGATTCCTTATTTTTTTCGTGTCGGCTATGAGGCGGTGCTCAACTACTTTATCTGGATAATGAATCCCTAA
- a CDS encoding c-type cytochrome produces the protein MGTRKIVMFGSTGLLLAGILLAPAWQAQGELERGHELYKTHCASCHGDDGKGVQGVKAATLNNEGLLKAASDEYLLTSIRMGRPSLEKNAMPHFDAQKLPDEKVSLIIKNIRSWHPEIPAPVEKGEKVAGDPVKGEAYYKTACAACHGQKGEGGIGAALLDPGFLNSASDEFILHSITSGRPGTNMPPYPDSQDIRNVVSFLRNKQVPYDPAAKKEAGKAESKDKAAADGEKSKN, from the coding sequence TTGGGAACCCGTAAAATCGTCATGTTCGGCTCCACGGGCCTTCTCCTGGCCGGTATCCTGCTGGCGCCCGCTTGGCAGGCCCAAGGGGAATTGGAGCGGGGTCATGAGTTGTATAAGACCCATTGCGCCTCCTGTCACGGTGATGACGGGAAGGGCGTTCAGGGTGTCAAGGCGGCTACGCTGAACAACGAAGGGCTGCTGAAGGCGGCCTCTGATGAATACCTGCTGACATCGATCCGTATGGGTCGACCCAGCCTGGAAAAAAATGCGATGCCCCATTTTGACGCCCAAAAACTGCCTGATGAAAAGGTCAGCCTGATCATCAAAAACATCCGTTCCTGGCACCCCGAGATCCCGGCTCCCGTTGAAAAGGGTGAGAAGGTGGCCGGTGATCCGGTGAAGGGGGAAGCGTACTACAAGACCGCTTGCGCAGCCTGTCACGGACAGAAGGGCGAAGGCGGCATCGGCGCTGCTTTGCTTGACCCCGGTTTCCTGAATTCCGCTTCCGATGAGTTCATTCTCCACTCGATCACCTCCGGTCGCCCCGGCACAAACATGCCGCCCTATCCGGATTCGCAGGATATTAGAAATGTTGTCTCATTTTTGCGCAACAAGCAGGTTCCCTACGATCCTGCGGCGAAGAAAGAAGCAGGGAAGGCTGAGTCGAAAGACAAAGCTGCTGCTGACGGTGAAAAAAGCAAAAACTAG
- a CDS encoding cytochrome b family protein, which translates to MDNQKKRFTVPFMPVHITTEAALAMAFVGVLFILAGVLPKEMAEPADKLVTPIGLKPEWYYLWAYVILEKVPNKLMGIVIPGLMILALFLVPWLERGKERHPAKRPIGVAVFTVMMIVVGILTYLGATLKIGG; encoded by the coding sequence ATGGATAACCAGAAGAAGCGGTTTACCGTTCCTTTTATGCCGGTTCACATCACCACAGAAGCGGCCCTGGCAATGGCTTTTGTCGGCGTGCTGTTCATCCTCGCAGGTGTGCTGCCGAAAGAGATGGCTGAACCGGCGGACAAGCTCGTCACCCCGATCGGCCTCAAGCCGGAGTGGTACTACCTTTGGGCCTACGTCATCCTGGAGAAGGTTCCCAACAAGCTGATGGGCATCGTAATTCCCGGCCTGATGATCCTGGCGCTCTTCCTTGTGCCCTGGTTGGAACGGGGCAAGGAGCGTCATCCGGCCAAGCGACCCATCGGCGTTGCTGTCTTCACTGTCATGATGATCGTCGTTGGCATCCTGACCTACTTGGGGGCTACGCTGAAAATCGGCGGCTAG
- the extP gene encoding selenite/tellurite reduction operon b-type cytochrome ExtP produces the protein MKWLEERFPGIGHVAKDVADHPVPSHTLNIFFCLGGLTLLCFIVQCLTGIFLAFYYKPTPEAAFTSVQMITNEVRFGSVIRSMHHWSCQLMILLVFLHMLRVYYTGAFKRPRELNWVAGCFLLVLSLALAFTGYLLPYEQLSYWASVIGAETANTLPVVGPTLKIMMQGGIKVTAEMLSRFYVLHVMILPAVAIIFLVAHFIMIRVQGISDPM, from the coding sequence ATGAAGTGGTTGGAAGAACGCTTTCCTGGCATCGGCCACGTGGCGAAGGACGTCGCCGATCACCCCGTGCCCTCTCATACGTTGAACATATTCTTCTGCCTCGGCGGGTTAACCCTGCTTTGTTTTATCGTCCAGTGCCTCACCGGCATTTTTCTTGCTTTTTACTATAAACCCACGCCGGAAGCGGCCTTCACGAGTGTTCAGATGATCACCAACGAGGTGCGCTTCGGTTCTGTCATCCGTTCCATGCATCACTGGTCTTGCCAGTTGATGATCCTGCTCGTCTTCCTGCACATGCTGCGCGTCTACTACACGGGCGCCTTCAAACGGCCGCGGGAACTGAACTGGGTCGCCGGATGCTTCCTGCTGGTTCTCAGCTTGGCGCTGGCCTTCACGGGCTACCTGCTGCCCTATGAACAGTTGTCCTACTGGGCTTCCGTCATCGGCGCCGAGACGGCGAACACCCTCCCGGTCGTCGGTCCGACCCTGAAGATCATGATGCAGGGCGGCATCAAGGTTACGGCCGAGATGCTCAGCCGGTTCTATGTGCTCCATGTCATGATCCTGCCCGCTGTTGCTATCATTTTCTTGGTAGCCCACTTTATCATGATCCGGGTCCAGGGCATTTCGGATCCGATGTAA
- a CDS encoding QcrA and Rieske domain-containing protein, with protein MDSNVSRRKFLGGIIAIPTLAALGAPLAAVGQYVYPPDSLLQPPAPKKIGTLAELKPMEALRFDYNDIPCMAIKVKDQVIAYTLKCTHLGCTVDVPKGSLEGKKLVCPCHGGEFSPEGINVGGPPPKPLVRLAVEVKENGDIIVKEGAA; from the coding sequence ATGGATTCGAACGTTTCCAGAAGGAAATTCCTCGGCGGGATCATCGCCATCCCGACGCTGGCCGCTCTTGGCGCTCCCCTGGCCGCCGTCGGTCAGTATGTCTATCCTCCCGACTCCCTGCTGCAACCGCCCGCTCCCAAAAAGATCGGCACCCTCGCCGAACTGAAGCCGATGGAAGCGTTGCGCTTCGATTACAATGACATCCCCTGCATGGCCATCAAGGTCAAGGACCAAGTCATCGCCTACACCCTGAAGTGCACCCACCTCGGCTGCACCGTTGACGTGCCCAAAGGCAGCCTGGAAGGGAAGAAGCTCGTTTGCCCCTGTCACGGCGGCGAATTCAGCCCGGAAGGCATCAATGTCGGCGGTCCGCCGCCCAAGCCGCTTGTCCGCCTCGCTGTGGAAGTCAAAGAAAACGGCGATATCATTGTCAAAGAGGGGGCTGCGTAA
- a CDS encoding c-type cytochrome has translation MKNLKLIGIAAVMGLSMVALTACNSGSKAPDAAKPAPAPSSAPAPAPAPADKPTAAPAAAGADAKALFTGKGACITCHKLGTEGALEVGPNLGEVGKKYNEEKIYKILVNPSGEGLQATMPAATTLSDDEKKAVAKFLAEKK, from the coding sequence ATGAAAAACCTGAAGCTTATCGGTATCGCCGCCGTCATGGGCCTCAGCATGGTCGCTTTGACTGCGTGCAACAGCGGCAGCAAGGCTCCTGACGCTGCGAAACCGGCTCCGGCTCCCTCTTCGGCTCCTGCCCCGGCTCCCGCTCCGGCAGACAAGCCGACCGCTGCTCCGGCTGCCGCTGGCGCAGACGCCAAAGCCCTCTTCACCGGCAAAGGCGCTTGCATCACCTGCCACAAGCTGGGCACCGAAGGCGCTCTGGAAGTCGGCCCCAACCTGGGCGAAGTCGGCAAGAAGTACAACGAGGAAAAGATCTACAAGATCCTCGTGAACCCCTCCGGCGAAGGTCTGCAAGCGACCATGCCCGCCGCTACCACTCTCTCCGACGACGAGAAAAAGGCCGTTGCCAAGTTCCTGGCCGAAAAGAAATAA